The Candidatus Nezhaarchaeota archaeon genomic interval AGCTTTAATTTTCTTTTGAGGGACGAGCACCTTTATCCCACCTTCAACCTAGGATATATGCCCAGACTCATCAACTCTTGAAGTAGAAGCTTAAAGGCATAAGACATCGTTACTTGAGATACCTTCGTCTTCTCTTCGCACAATGGACACTTATACCTATCGCTTATAGCGTCATAATATGCAACTAAGCCACAGTCCTCACATACATAAACGGTAGTTCTATCAGATTCTTCAAGCAGCCTATCCTTTAGAAGTGCTGCTGCACCATGTGCAACTAAACAATCTCTTTCCATTTCTCCAAATCTTAGCCCCCCCTCTCTAGCTCTGCCCTCAGTTGGTTGTCGTGTAAGTATTTGCACTGGACCTCTAGCTCTTGCATGGATTTTATCAGCAACCATATGATGCAGTTTCTGATAATAAACTATACCCATGAAAATAGGAGTTTTACACATTTCACCAGTTACGCCATCGTACATGACTTCACATCCACTTGGTTGAAAGCCTAATCTCTTTAGCTCCTCCCTCAATTGCTTCTCCTCTATGCCGTAAAATGTCGTTGAGTCCACGAAGTTCCCTTTTAATGCTGCAACTTTTCCAGCCATAGACTCAAGTAGCTGCCCTATAGTCATCCTCGATGGAAAAGCGTGAGGGTTTATTATCACATCTGGGACGATACCTTCCTCGGTAAATGGTAAATCCTCATGAGGAAGGAGTAAGCCTATGATCCCCTTCTGTCCATGCCTTGATGCAAATTTATCTCCAAGTTCAGGTACCCTTAAGTCACGAACTCGAACCTTAATAAGTCTATTGCCCTCACTGGTCTCTGTTATCAGGACTGCATCAACAATCCCGCTCTCTCCATGCCGCATATCTACTGAAGTTTCTCGCCTAGTTCTTCCTGGTGCTTCAATATCTCTATATTCACCCATGAATCTTGGCGGGCTAGTTCTTCCTATTAACACATCCCCTCCGCGCACATGAGCCTCAACTTCAGCTACACCATCCTCACCTAAGTGTCTATAGACTTCACCGGCCCTGTAACCTCGAACGTTTGGTGGTGGCCTTTCAATCCTATCCTCCTCCCCTCCAGGGTATCTCATTTCTTCAGCCTCATAGGTTCTAAAGAACGTTGACCTTGCCAGCCCTCTATCAACCGCCGACCTGCTAAAGACCAATGCATCTTCTATGTTATACCCCGTTAACGTAAGTACGGCTACAACCATGTTTTGGCCTGCAGGTCTATCATTGTAACCTATTACGTCTAATAACCTGGTTTGAGCTAATGGCTTCTGTGGATAATGCAAGAAGTGACCTCTCGAGTCCATTCTTAGTAGCATGTTAGCACTCGAGAAGCCCAAAGCTTGCTTTGCCATGGCTGCTTCGTAGGAGTTTCTCGGCGATTGATTATGCTCGGCATAAGGTATTATTGCTGCACAAACGCCGACTATGGCAGCGGGCATGATCTCCAAGTGCGTATGCTCCAAAGTTACATCCTCAGGATTAATTGCTATGTAAGCATTCTCTTCCTCCATCGCATCCAAGTACTCTATAAGTCCCCTCTTAATGAAATCATCCCAAACCCATTCTCCACGCCTCAACTTCTCTACATGCTCTGATGTGACTGAAGGCTTGCCATTCCTAACCACTATGAGAGGCCTAACTATTCTACCCCCATCACAGTTTACATATACTTCCCTTATGTACTCTGTCTCTATGTAAGCTACGTTTACTTCAGGGCTTATCTTACCCTTCCTCCTTTCCTCTCTAATGTGTTCAACTAAGAAATTAGGGTTGTTGTGGATTCCGATGAGCCTTCCATTGAGGAAGACCTTAGCCTTTACTTCCCCCTCATGTTTTGGCTTCTCCCTCTCCTCCTTCTTAGCTTTTTGAATAGGTACTACTCCTAATTCGTAGAGCTTTGATTCTATCTCTGTCTCATCGATTCCAACAGTTATTCGCGCCATCAAGGATAGGTTTTTGACCAATCCGCAGTTGGGTCCTTCAGGCGACTCATTTGGGCATATTCTTCCCCACTGTGTTGCATGTAAGTCACGAGCCTCAAAATGAGGCTGGCTCCTGCTTAACGGTGATACTACCCTCCTTAAATGGCTCAATGTTGATAGGTAATTGGTTCTATCAAGAAGTTGACTAACACCAACCTTACCTCCTATCCAATTACCTGTAGCTAGCGCATGCCTAAGCCTCTCTGTAATTAAATCAGCTCTCACGATATTCTCAATGTAGAGAGTCTTCCCACTATCCCATACTTTCTCAAGTTGGTATTGTAAATCTTGACAAAATCTCTTAAATATTACTCTAAATAAGCTGGCTAAAAGATCACCAGCCAACCTTAACCTTTTATTAGCATAGTGGTCTTTATCGTCAGGTTTCCTCCTCCCAAGGACAACTTCAAGCAGTTTCTCGACCATTTGACCCAGAAAGTAAGCTTTTTTAATTCTATCTTCAGACCTTGTACCTAGAGAAGGCAAAAAGTATTTATCTAAGACAAGCTCAGCTCTCTCAATTCTCTTTTGTCTTGGTTGACCGAATATTATTTTACCACCTATATAGTCAAGAGCATCCTCAACAGTCTGGATCTCGCTGGCTGCTTCAAGTGAAGGTAGAAGCTCAACCTCTATTTCAGGATCCCAAGTTATAGCTTCGACTATTTGTCTATCACTTTCAAGCCC includes:
- a CDS encoding DNA-directed RNA polymerase subunit B; amino-acid sequence: MPIILTLDDRWDLIKAYIKENGLTKQHLASYNEFVTHGLQRIIYEFGGLEVKDVKIRFDKVHIGAPIVKEADGSERNVLPMEARLRNLTYAGPLYITITKYVDGVREGTTKVFAGYFPIMVRSVLCPLSRMSSEELVMNNEDPKDPGGYFIINGSERVLVAQEDLADNHVLVDVLDGSSNVTHLAKVLSSAAGLRIPTSIERLRDGTLHVVVPSIASRIPLFIVMRALGLESDRQIVEAITWDPEIEVELLPSLEAASEIQTVEDALDYIGGKIIFGQPRQKRIERAELVLDKYFLPSLGTRSEDRIKKAYFLGQMVEKLLEVVLGRRKPDDKDHYANKRLRLAGDLLASLFRVIFKRFCQDLQYQLEKVWDSGKTLYIENIVRADLITERLRHALATGNWIGGKVGVSQLLDRTNYLSTLSHLRRVVSPLSRSQPHFEARDLHATQWGRICPNESPEGPNCGLVKNLSLMARITVGIDETEIESKLYELGVVPIQKAKKEEREKPKHEGEVKAKVFLNGRLIGIHNNPNFLVEHIREERRKGKISPEVNVAYIETEYIREVYVNCDGGRIVRPLIVVRNGKPSVTSEHVEKLRRGEWVWDDFIKRGLIEYLDAMEEENAYIAINPEDVTLEHTHLEIMPAAIVGVCAAIIPYAEHNQSPRNSYEAAMAKQALGFSSANMLLRMDSRGHFLHYPQKPLAQTRLLDVIGYNDRPAGQNMVVAVLTLTGYNIEDALVFSRSAVDRGLARSTFFRTYEAEEMRYPGGEEDRIERPPPNVRGYRAGEVYRHLGEDGVAEVEAHVRGGDVLIGRTSPPRFMGEYRDIEAPGRTRRETSVDMRHGESGIVDAVLITETSEGNRLIKVRVRDLRVPELGDKFASRHGQKGIIGLLLPHEDLPFTEEGIVPDVIINPHAFPSRMTIGQLLESMAGKVAALKGNFVDSTTFYGIEEKQLREELKRLGFQPSGCEVMYDGVTGEMCKTPIFMGIVYYQKLHHMVADKIHARARGPVQILTRQPTEGRAREGGLRFGEMERDCLVAHGAAALLKDRLLEESDRTTVYVCEDCGLVAYYDAISDRYKCPLCEEKTKVSQVTMSYAFKLLLQELMSLGIYPRLKVG